A genomic segment from Bradyrhizobium diazoefficiens USDA 110 encodes:
- a CDS encoding ABC transporter permease — translation MGEARILLRDAPVAAASGAAEVERKLSVTELLWNDGFVRKTVIILFLAAIWEAYGVALDNPLLFPTLHDTIVTMYERVKDGTIPMRAWASLKVLFMGYSAGIVLAAIFTVLAISTRIGTDFLETVTAMFNPLPAIALLPLALIWFGLGNGSLVFVLIHSVLWPVALNTHSGFKSVSNTLRMVGRNYGLRGLPYVAKILIPAAFGSILTGLKIGWAFAWRTLIAAELVFGVSSGQGGLGWFIFENRNLLDIPAVFAGLLTVIIIGLFVENLIFRAIERNTVQKWGTQS, via the coding sequence ATGGGCGAAGCGAGAATATTGCTGCGTGACGCGCCGGTCGCTGCTGCCAGCGGCGCTGCCGAGGTCGAGCGCAAGCTGAGCGTGACCGAGCTGTTGTGGAACGACGGTTTTGTCCGCAAGACCGTTATCATCCTGTTCCTGGCGGCGATCTGGGAGGCCTACGGCGTCGCCCTCGACAATCCGCTGCTGTTTCCGACGCTGCACGACACCATCGTCACGATGTATGAGCGCGTGAAGGACGGCACGATTCCAATGCGGGCTTGGGCCTCGCTGAAGGTCCTGTTCATGGGCTATTCGGCCGGCATCGTGCTCGCCGCGATCTTCACCGTGCTTGCGATCTCGACCCGCATCGGCACCGATTTCCTCGAGACCGTCACGGCGATGTTCAATCCGCTGCCGGCGATCGCGCTGTTACCGCTGGCGCTGATCTGGTTCGGACTCGGCAACGGCAGCCTCGTTTTCGTGCTGATCCATTCGGTGCTGTGGCCGGTCGCGCTCAACACCCATTCCGGTTTCAAGAGTGTGTCCAACACGCTGCGCATGGTCGGGCGCAATTACGGCCTGCGCGGGCTGCCTTATGTGGCGAAAATCCTGATCCCCGCCGCCTTCGGCTCGATCCTCACCGGCCTCAAGATCGGCTGGGCCTTCGCCTGGCGCACGCTGATCGCGGCCGAGCTGGTGTTCGGCGTGTCCTCGGGCCAAGGCGGGCTCGGCTGGTTCATCTTCGAGAACCGCAACCTCCTCGACATACCCGCCGTCTTCGCAGGCCTCTTGACGGTGATTATCATCGGGCTCTTTGTCGAGAACCTGATCTTCCGCGCCATCGAGCGGAACACGGTCCAGAAATGGGGCACTCAATCATGA